The nucleotide sequence GCACAAGGAGTTCCTTTTGCTCGCGATTATGGTGGATACTTAGACAATCGTTCTTTTGGTGGAGTACTTGTTTCACGTACATTTTATGCAAAAGGACAAACAGGACAACAATTATTATTAGGAGCGTATTCTGCAATGAACCGCCAGATTAACCGTGGAAAGATCCAATCTTTTAACCGTCATGAAATGATGGATGTAGTATTGGTAGGCGGAAAAGCTCGTGGTATTATTGCTAGAGATATGGTAACCGGAGCAATAGAGCGTCATTCTGCTCATGCCGTAGTATTAGCTTCTGGTGGATACGGTAACGTATTCTACCTTTCTACAAATGCTATGGGAAGTAATGTAATGGCTGCATGGAGAGCTCACCGTAGAGGTGCTTACTTTGCAAACCCTTGTTACACTCAAATTCACCCAACTTGTATCCCGGTTTCTGGAGATCATCAGTCTAAATTAACATTGATGTCTGAGTCTTTAAGAAATGATGGACGTATCTGGGTTCCGAAGAAGAAAGAAGATGCTGTAGCAATTAGAGAAGGAAAACTTAAGCCTACAGAGCTTAAAGAAGAAGATAGAGATTATTACTTAGAACGTCGTTATCCTGCGTTTGGTAACCTTGTTCCTCGTGATGTTGCATCTAGAGCAGCTAAAGAGCGTTGTGATGCCGGTTTTGGAGTAAATAAAACAGGAGAAGCAGTATTCTTAGATTTTGCAAGTGCAATTGAGCGTTACGGAAAAGAAAAGGCCTTTACAATGGGTCATAAAGATGCTTCTAAAGAAGAAATATATAAATTAGGTAGAGATGTTGTTGAAGCTAAATACGGAAACTTATTCCAGATGTATGAGAAGATCGTAGATCAAAATCCGTATAAAACTCCAATGATGATCTATCCTGCAGTTCACTATACCATGGGTGGTCTTTGGGTAGATTATAACCTTCAAACTACCATCCCTGGATGTTATGCGGCTGGAGAAGCAAACTTCTCAGACCATGGAGCAAACAGACTTGGAGCTTCGGCTTTAATGCAAGGTTTGGCAGATGGATATTTTGTACTTCCTTATACTATTGGAGATTATCTTTCTAAAGATATTAGAACAGGTAAGATTCCAACAGATACATCAGAATTTGATGCTGCAGAAAAAGAAGTTACAGATAGAATTAATAAGTTGATGAATGCTTCTGGGCAACATTCTGTAGATTCTTACCATAAGAAATTAGGGAAGATCATGTGGAATAAATGTGGGATGTCTAGAAACGCTACAGAACTTAGAGAAGCTATTGATGAGATAGCTGCTTTGAGAGAAGATTTCTGGAAGAATGTGAAAATTCCAGGTGCTGCAAATACTAAGAATGCCGAATTAGAAAAAGCAGGAAGAGTTGCAGATTTCTTAGAACTAGGAGAACTTTTTGCTAAAGATGCCTTACATAGAGAAGAATCTTGTGGAGGTCACTTTAGAGAAGAGTATCAAACTGAAGATGGAGAAGCATTAAGAGATGATGAAAACTTCAAATATGTAGCTGCGTGGGAATACACAGGGAAACCGGCCGATGCTATCTTGCATAAAGAAAACCTAGTATTTGAGAACATTGAATTGAAAACAAGAAGTTATAAATAGTAATGAGATAGTAGTATTGAGCAATTAGATCTCAATACCAAATACTCAATACTCAATACTTTAAAACATTATGAAGCTTACATTAAAAATATGGCGTCAAGAAAGTGCCGGAGCTAAAGGGAGAATGGTAGATTATCCAATTGATGGAATAGACGGTGATATGTCTTTTCTTGAAATGTTGGATGTTCTAAATGAAGATCTTGTTAACAAGGGAGAAGAACCGGTAGAGTTTGATCATGACTGTCGTGAAGGTATTTGTGGATCTTGTTCTTTACAGATCAATGGAGAGCCGCACGGTCCTGATAGATTTATTACTACGTGCCAGTTACACATGCGCACTTTTAAAGATGGAGATACCATCGTTATAGAGCCGTTTAGAGCAAAGGCATTTCCTGTTATAAAAGATCTTATAGTAGATAGAACTGCTTTTGATAGAATTCAACAAGCCTATGGATATGTTTCTGTAAATACTTCAGGAAATACTGTAGATGCTAATACTATCCCTGTACAGAAAGAGAATGCAGATGATTCTTTTAATGCAGCAACGTGTATTGGTTGTGGAGCTTGTGTAGCTGCTTGTAAGAATGCAAGTGCTATGTTGTTTACCTCTGCTAAAGTTTCTCAATATGCTTTACTTCCTCAAGGAAAAATTGAAGCTACAGAGAGAGTTCAGGCTATGGTAAGACAAATGGATGAAGAAGGATTTGGTAACTGTAGTAATACGGGTGCTTGTGAAATAGAATGTCCTAAAGGAATTTCTTTAGAGAACATCGCTAGAATGAATAGAGAATATATGGCAGCCTCTACAAAAGGTTAGAAAATAGTATCATTATAGATCAAAAAAATCCCGGATTCTAAAAGAGTCCGGGATTTTTATTTATTTCTAATACTTAGCGTATAGTGATGTTACTTATCGTTTTAATCTATTGTTTACGTAACCACGAACCAATTCTGTAGTAAGTCCAAACATAACATGTGCAAATAACTCATTGGCCTGCATTCTTAAAGGAATATCATTTGGCTTAGCTTCTAAGCCAACTATTGGTAAAGCAGTTTCATGAGTAGATGCCCAAGTGGTCGCTCCAAAAATAGCTCCATCTATTAACTTCATCTCATCTTTATTGCGCTTACCATACCCATAGGCAGCACCTAAACTTCCACCAAAAGGGAAATTAACTAATTGCTCTGCTAAGGCTTCGTTTTGAACAGAAATAGGACTTCCTGTGATCTTTGTAGAAAGATCATCAACTATCTTTAGCTGAGCAGATTTGTGTTCAATCTTTCTTACAGGCAAGAATTGTTCTATAGCACTTTTTACTGCTGTACCTGCCAAACCACCAATAAAACCTGCAACTAATCCGCGGGTAGTGTTGGAAGCAAAACTATTTTTTTCTAAAAAACTGTCAAGACTCATAATTGTAGAATTTGAAGTAAAACTATTTATATTCCTTTTTTCAGACAATCTTTTAACAGCTATTTAGCAAAGAAGCTTTTAGATTTTTTAAATTTACCTATGGCAAATATTTTAAGAACAGCAGTTATTCAGGCAGATCTTCATTGGGAAGATACTGCTAAAAATCTAGAATTATTTTCAGCTAATATAGCGACCTTAGATGATGGGATAGATCTTATAGTACTACCTGAAATGTTTAGTACAGGATTTTCTATGAATGCTGAAAAATTAGCAGAAGCTACAGATGGCCGAACTTTTAAATGGATGCAGAAAATAGTAAAAGATAGAAATACCGCTATAACAGGTAGTGTGATAATTAAAGATGGAGGAAACTATTATAACCGATTGTACTTCGTATATCCTGATGGCGCTTTCGAAAAATATGATAAGAGGCACACCTTTACTTTGGCGAAAGAAAACCTTACTTATACTGCCGGTAAAGAACGATTGGTAGTAGAATACAAAGGATGGAAGATCTGCCCACTTGTATGTTATGATCTAAGATTTCCTGTTTGGGCACGAAATACAGAAGATTATGATCTTTTAATTTACGTTGCCAACTGGCCGGAAACCAGAATTCATGCGTGGGATGTTCTATTACAAGCCAGAGCCATTGAGAATATGTCTTATTGTATTGGAGTGAATAGAACAGGACTTGATGGTAACAGTTATAAATACAATGGGCACACGGCTGTATATGATGGCTTAGGGGAACCTTTGATCGATTCTACTTCAGCTGAAGAGTTTATTAAAATTGTAGAACTTAATAAGTCTAAAATTGAAGAGCTGAGAAGTAAATTAAAATTTCTTCAGGATCGAGATCAGTTCAGCATAAAAGACTGATTAATATCCCAGTTCGCACGTACATCTATGAGATCGGGAAAATAAATAATCTGCTCCGGTTTAGTCTTCTTTAAATAATTTCCGGTATCCCATTTTCTGTTCTCGTTGGTATCATAAATAACTCTAATAAGATATTTTGCAGGATTCAGATAATCAAAACGAAGGGTGCTTTCAGAGTCTGAGAACTTTTCTGCTTTTACAACTCCTTTTTCATCTGTGAGTTGTACCAGAATAGGAAAAGATCTTACATTTTGAAGGTTTAGTGTTACATTCCCGTAATCTGAAAGTGCTTTTGTTCTAACAGTTTTTACAATACTATCATTCGTGCCATTATAAAAGTCTGTTACAGCACCCGGTAAAATACTCAGGTAATAGGTTTGATTTTCTGTCTTTTCAAATTTTACATGAAGGCTACTTTCTTTAGGTCTCAGTTCTGAGATAAAATCTACAGCTACAGAATCCTGATCTAAAACAGTGATCATGTCCTTATTAAAATCTACCAATGGAGTGGAAGACCTTAATATAAAGTCTTTTCCGAAATCTATATTGCCCGATGGCTCTGTGTTTATGCTTAAAGAGTCTTTTGGCAATTGAGTTATTCTTGTTAGCAGAGTATCTAGCGTTTCTGGGGTTTTTAGCGTAAACTTTAAAGTGTCAGAATCTATTTTAGGCTGAA is from Gillisia sp. Hel1_33_143 and encodes:
- a CDS encoding amidohydrolase, which produces MANILRTAVIQADLHWEDTAKNLELFSANIATLDDGIDLIVLPEMFSTGFSMNAEKLAEATDGRTFKWMQKIVKDRNTAITGSVIIKDGGNYYNRLYFVYPDGAFEKYDKRHTFTLAKENLTYTAGKERLVVEYKGWKICPLVCYDLRFPVWARNTEDYDLLIYVANWPETRIHAWDVLLQARAIENMSYCIGVNRTGLDGNSYKYNGHTAVYDGLGEPLIDSTSAEEFIKIVELNKSKIEELRSKLKFLQDRDQFSIKD
- a CDS encoding fumarate reductase/succinate dehydrogenase flavoprotein subunit; protein product: MSVLDSKIPEGPLSDKWTNYKNNINLVNPANKRNIDVIVVGTGLAGGSAAATLAELGYNVKTFCYQDSPRRAHSIAAQGGINASKNYQGDGDSDYRLFYDTVKGGDYRSREGNVYRLAEVSGNIIDQCVAQGVPFARDYGGYLDNRSFGGVLVSRTFYAKGQTGQQLLLGAYSAMNRQINRGKIQSFNRHEMMDVVLVGGKARGIIARDMVTGAIERHSAHAVVLASGGYGNVFYLSTNAMGSNVMAAWRAHRRGAYFANPCYTQIHPTCIPVSGDHQSKLTLMSESLRNDGRIWVPKKKEDAVAIREGKLKPTELKEEDRDYYLERRYPAFGNLVPRDVASRAAKERCDAGFGVNKTGEAVFLDFASAIERYGKEKAFTMGHKDASKEEIYKLGRDVVEAKYGNLFQMYEKIVDQNPYKTPMMIYPAVHYTMGGLWVDYNLQTTIPGCYAAGEANFSDHGANRLGASALMQGLADGYFVLPYTIGDYLSKDIRTGKIPTDTSEFDAAEKEVTDRINKLMNASGQHSVDSYHKKLGKIMWNKCGMSRNATELREAIDEIAALREDFWKNVKIPGAANTKNAELEKAGRVADFLELGELFAKDALHREESCGGHFREEYQTEDGEALRDDENFKYVAAWEYTGKPADAILHKENLVFENIELKTRSYK
- a CDS encoding DUF1440 domain-containing protein, which gives rise to MSLDSFLEKNSFASNTTRGLVAGFIGGLAGTAVKSAIEQFLPVRKIEHKSAQLKIVDDLSTKITGSPISVQNEALAEQLVNFPFGGSLGAAYGYGKRNKDEMKLIDGAIFGATTWASTHETALPIVGLEAKPNDIPLRMQANELFAHVMFGLTTELVRGYVNNRLKR
- a CDS encoding succinate dehydrogenase/fumarate reductase iron-sulfur subunit; amino-acid sequence: MKLTLKIWRQESAGAKGRMVDYPIDGIDGDMSFLEMLDVLNEDLVNKGEEPVEFDHDCREGICGSCSLQINGEPHGPDRFITTCQLHMRTFKDGDTIVIEPFRAKAFPVIKDLIVDRTAFDRIQQAYGYVSVNTSGNTVDANTIPVQKENADDSFNAATCIGCGACVAACKNASAMLFTSAKVSQYALLPQGKIEATERVQAMVRQMDEEGFGNCSNTGACEIECPKGISLENIARMNREYMAASTKG